A genomic stretch from Frigoribacterium sp. PvP032 includes:
- a CDS encoding carbohydrate ABC transporter permease, which yields MTATPTPVGVAVGSGTERQLKRGLAAVESSSGKLKKGTTSRGATIAALIIAAIWTLPTAGLFISSFRPANDIKTTGWWTVFANPGFTLDNYVNAFNSGDSLTLGKAFFNSLVITLPAALIPITIASLAAYAFAWIDFKGRNTMFVLVFALQIVPIQMALVPLLRLFSDGLRVGGLYILPGLGVNGLDGSFAKVWIAHTIFALPLAIFMLHNFISEIPAEVIEAARMDGAGHGQVFFRIVLPLSMPAIASFGIFQFLWVWNDLLVATVFTSGQGLPITKALQDLSGSYGQSWELLTAGAFISIIVPLIVFFALQRFFVRGLLAGATKG from the coding sequence ATGACCGCCACCCCCACCCCCGTCGGGGTCGCCGTCGGCTCGGGCACCGAGCGCCAGCTGAAGCGCGGCCTCGCCGCCGTCGAGAGCTCGAGCGGCAAGCTGAAGAAGGGCACCACGAGCCGTGGCGCCACCATCGCGGCGCTGATCATCGCCGCCATCTGGACGCTGCCGACCGCCGGCCTGTTCATCTCGTCGTTCCGCCCCGCGAACGACATCAAGACGACCGGCTGGTGGACCGTCTTCGCCAACCCGGGGTTCACGCTCGACAACTACGTCAACGCGTTCAACTCGGGCGACAGCCTCACCCTCGGCAAGGCGTTCTTCAACTCGCTCGTCATCACGCTGCCCGCGGCGCTCATCCCGATCACGATCGCCAGCCTCGCGGCCTACGCCTTCGCCTGGATCGACTTCAAGGGCCGCAACACGATGTTCGTGCTCGTCTTCGCCCTGCAGATCGTGCCGATCCAGATGGCCCTCGTGCCGCTGCTCCGGCTCTTCTCCGACGGTCTCCGGGTCGGCGGCCTGTACATCCTCCCCGGCCTCGGGGTGAACGGGCTCGACGGCTCGTTCGCCAAGGTGTGGATCGCGCACACGATCTTCGCCCTCCCCCTGGCGATCTTCATGCTGCACAACTTCATCTCCGAGATCCCGGCGGAGGTGATCGAGGCGGCCCGCATGGACGGCGCCGGTCACGGCCAGGTCTTCTTCCGCATCGTGCTGCCGCTGTCGATGCCGGCCATCGCCTCCTTCGGCATCTTCCAGTTCCTGTGGGTGTGGAACGACCTGCTCGTGGCGACGGTGTTCACCTCGGGGCAGGGGCTGCCGATCACCAAGGCCCTGCAGGACCTCTCGGGCTCGTACGGCCAGTCGTGGGAGCTGCTCACGGCCGGGGCGTTCATCTCGATCATCGTGCCGCTGATCGTGTTCTTCGCCCTGCAGCGGTTCTTCGTCCGCGGCCTGCTGGCCGGCGCCACGAAGGGCTAG
- a CDS encoding ABC transporter substrate-binding protein, translated as MRASLHRRFTGPLAILAASSFLLVGCSGSADPNDPNAGGDAGGSVGTADGVVNIYGTINGDEATLLEQSWADWEKQNDIDIKYTGDKEFEKQIGIKVQGGDTPDLAIFPQPGLLADTVKSGKVQELPADALANVKEGWSEDWQKYGQVDGTQYGAPLMASVKGYVWYSPAKFAEWGVEIPKTYDELVEVSKTIQEKTGTAPWCAGFNSGEASGWPGTDWVEDLVLREAGPDAYDSWVSGDTKFTDPEIKAAFDSVGTILQDPTMVNAGYGDVKSINSTAFGDVATNVANGSCALTHQASFFEGFLTAANNADGTPATVAEDGDVWAFLTPPMKEDDPAAVTGGGEFVAAFSNDDDTAKVQAYLASADWANSRVSLGGVISANKGLDPENAGSDLLKSAVEILQGTDTTFRFDGSDLMPKSVGSDSFWKGMVDWIDGTDTDSVLEEIQAGYTS; from the coding sequence ATGCGAGCATCCCTGCACCGCAGGTTCACCGGCCCCCTGGCCATCCTGGCCGCATCCAGCTTCCTGCTGGTCGGCTGCTCCGGAAGCGCGGACCCCAACGACCCGAACGCCGGCGGCGACGCGGGCGGATCCGTCGGCACGGCCGACGGCGTCGTGAACATCTACGGCACGATCAACGGCGACGAGGCGACCCTGCTCGAGCAGTCCTGGGCGGACTGGGAGAAGCAGAACGACATCGACATCAAGTACACGGGCGACAAGGAGTTCGAGAAGCAGATCGGCATCAAGGTCCAGGGCGGCGACACCCCCGACCTCGCGATCTTCCCTCAGCCCGGCCTGCTCGCCGACACGGTGAAGTCGGGCAAGGTGCAGGAGCTCCCGGCCGACGCGCTCGCGAACGTCAAGGAAGGCTGGTCGGAGGACTGGCAGAAGTACGGCCAGGTCGACGGCACCCAGTACGGCGCTCCGCTGATGGCCAGCGTCAAGGGCTACGTCTGGTACTCCCCCGCCAAGTTCGCGGAGTGGGGCGTCGAGATCCCCAAGACCTACGACGAGCTCGTCGAGGTCTCGAAGACCATCCAGGAGAAGACCGGCACGGCGCCCTGGTGCGCCGGCTTCAACTCGGGCGAGGCCTCGGGCTGGCCCGGCACCGACTGGGTCGAGGACCTCGTGCTCCGCGAGGCCGGCCCCGACGCCTACGACTCGTGGGTCTCGGGCGACACGAAGTTCACCGACCCCGAGATCAAGGCCGCGTTCGACTCCGTCGGCACGATCCTGCAGGACCCGACGATGGTCAACGCCGGCTACGGCGACGTGAAGTCGATCAACTCCACGGCGTTCGGCGACGTCGCCACGAACGTGGCGAACGGCAGCTGCGCGCTGACGCACCAGGCCTCGTTCTTCGAGGGCTTCCTGACCGCCGCGAACAACGCCGACGGCACACCGGCCACGGTCGCCGAGGACGGCGACGTCTGGGCCTTCCTGACCCCGCCGATGAAGGAGGACGACCCGGCTGCCGTCACCGGCGGCGGTGAGTTCGTCGCCGCGTTCTCGAACGACGACGACACCGCCAAGGTGCAGGCGTACCTCGCCAGCGCCGACTGGGCCAACAGCCGCGTCTCGCTCGGAGGCGTCATCTCGGCCAACAAGGGCCTCGACCCGGAGAACGCCGGCAGCGACCTGCTGAAGAGCGCCGTCGAGATCCTGCAGGGCACCGACACCACGTTCCGCTTCGACGGGTCCGACCTGATGCCCAAGTCGGTCGGCTCCGACAGCTTCTGGAAGGGCATGGTCGACTGGATCGACGGCACGGACACCGACTCGGTTCTGGAGGAGATCCAGGCCGGCTACACCAGCTAG
- the leuC gene encoding 3-isopropylmalate dehydratase large subunit, with product MGRTLAEKVWDDHVVVKGEDGAPDLLYIDLHLLHEVTSPQAFDGLRQAGRPMRRTDLTIATEDHNTPTLAIDKPIADLTSRTQIETLRRNTAEFGVRLHPLGDAEQGIVHVVGPQLGLTMPGITVVCGDSHTSTHGAFGAMAFGIGTSEVEHVMATQTLPLKPFKTMAVTVEGTLRPGVTAKDIILAVIAQIGTGGGQGYVLEYRGSAIRALSMEGRMTICNMSIEAGARAGMVAPDQITFDYLEGRDHAPTGADWDEAVAYWKTLPTDDDAVFDAEVFLDADSLEPFVTWGTNPGQGVSLSDSVPDPSAVVDPNERAAAERALEYMALEAGTPMKQIPVDAVFMGSCTNSRIEDLRAFASIVKGKKKADGVRVMVVPGSARVRLEAEAEGLDEVFTDFGAEWRFAGCSMCLGMNPDQLAPGERCASTSNRNFEGRQGKGGRTHLVSPLVAAATAVRGTLSSPWDLSADEAGAGGAAAGAGDATATPIHDQVAAELAGQTAGGAS from the coding sequence GTGGGCAGGACGCTTGCCGAGAAAGTGTGGGACGACCACGTCGTCGTCAAGGGCGAGGACGGCGCCCCCGACCTTCTCTACATCGACCTCCACCTCCTCCACGAGGTCACGAGCCCGCAGGCCTTCGACGGGCTCCGGCAGGCAGGGCGGCCGATGCGGCGCACCGACCTGACGATCGCCACCGAGGACCACAACACCCCGACCCTCGCGATCGACAAGCCGATCGCCGACCTCACCAGCCGCACGCAGATCGAGACGCTCCGCCGCAACACGGCCGAGTTCGGCGTCCGCCTGCACCCGCTCGGCGACGCCGAGCAGGGCATCGTCCACGTCGTGGGGCCGCAGCTCGGCCTCACCATGCCGGGCATCACCGTCGTCTGCGGCGACTCGCACACCTCGACGCACGGCGCGTTCGGCGCGATGGCCTTCGGCATCGGCACGAGCGAGGTCGAGCACGTCATGGCGACGCAGACCCTGCCCCTCAAGCCCTTCAAGACGATGGCGGTCACCGTCGAGGGCACGTTGCGCCCCGGCGTGACGGCGAAGGACATCATCCTGGCGGTCATCGCGCAGATCGGCACCGGCGGCGGGCAGGGCTACGTGCTCGAGTACCGCGGCAGCGCGATCCGCGCCCTCTCGATGGAGGGTCGCATGACGATCTGCAACATGTCCATCGAGGCTGGCGCCCGCGCGGGCATGGTCGCTCCCGACCAGATCACCTTCGACTACCTCGAGGGCCGTGACCACGCCCCGACAGGCGCCGACTGGGACGAGGCGGTCGCGTACTGGAAGACCCTGCCGACCGACGACGACGCCGTCTTCGACGCCGAGGTGTTCCTCGACGCCGACTCGCTCGAGCCGTTCGTCACCTGGGGCACGAACCCCGGCCAGGGCGTGTCGCTGAGCGACTCGGTGCCCGATCCGTCGGCCGTCGTCGACCCCAACGAGCGCGCCGCCGCCGAGCGCGCCCTCGAGTACATGGCCCTCGAGGCCGGCACCCCGATGAAGCAGATCCCCGTCGACGCGGTGTTCATGGGCTCGTGCACCAACAGCCGCATCGAGGACCTGCGAGCGTTCGCGTCGATCGTCAAGGGAAAGAAGAAGGCCGACGGCGTCCGCGTCATGGTCGTGCCGGGCTCGGCCCGCGTGCGGCTCGAGGCCGAGGCCGAGGGCCTCGACGAGGTCTTCACCGACTTCGGCGCCGAGTGGCGCTTCGCCGGCTGCTCGATGTGCCTCGGCATGAACCCCGACCAGCTCGCCCCGGGCGAGCGCTGCGCGTCGACCTCGAACCGCAACTTCGAGGGTCGCCAGGGCAAGGGCGGGCGCACCCACCTGGTGTCGCCGCTCGTCGCGGCCGCCACCGCGGTCCGCGGCACCCTGTCGTCCCCGTGGGACCTGTCGGCCGACGAGGCAGGCGCCGGTGGTGCTGCTGCCGGAGCCGGCGACGCCACGGCGACCCCGATCCACGACCAGGTCGCCGCCGAGCTGGCAGGCCAGACCGCAGGAGGCGCGTCCTAG
- a CDS encoding PQQ-binding-like beta-propeller repeat protein — translation MAPDAPVAPVAPVAPVEEAPRRRRRTTASSSSRLRAAYLSLAAATALVLVVGVAVVPRYGDGGPPGGAAAADELRRLPTDAAWTLDLAALLAPDVPPACVHVWPSAAADGLVAVGTSVDLETDDAASATGCRRSAVSGNTSRVALVEAATGRVRWVHDLAGDVPDADALAIPATQVVPGARRVLVQVQTSGGAAQVALDIADGAAQEVARGRRDLPAVSVAAVGRLQLRAVGGTDDASRRFSLVDAGDLTSPVWQGRADVGTTPLLLDAGVVVETDGRSSFVDGRTGLSRPLEQGRGTTVETAATGPAGDDSLYLVERAGRDRPTVSAVDPLGDRRWTTAVEAGALAVTDRCVLALSADASSVTCLDRGDGRTLWSRDLGGPARVVPVPGQSRDDVWVVAQRDDGPELAALDAGDGSRRVALPLGPSDDVVAASRTVVYVETDDSGIRPDAVTAYDASGGRRLWTSTSAGRASFWGGALVVVDDTAAATRLVDRTRVGSTS, via the coding sequence GTGGCGCCCGATGCACCCGTCGCACCCGTCGCACCTGTCGCACCCGTCGAGGAGGCGCCCCGCCGCCGGCGCCGGACGACCGCCTCATCGTCGTCCCGCCTGCGCGCCGCCTACCTCTCGCTCGCCGCCGCGACCGCGCTGGTCCTCGTCGTCGGCGTCGCCGTCGTCCCCCGCTACGGGGACGGCGGCCCGCCGGGCGGCGCGGCGGCGGCCGACGAGCTGCGGCGCCTGCCGACGGACGCCGCGTGGACCCTCGACCTCGCGGCCCTCCTGGCGCCCGACGTGCCCCCGGCATGCGTGCACGTCTGGCCCTCCGCCGCGGCCGACGGCCTCGTCGCCGTCGGCACCTCGGTCGACCTCGAGACCGACGACGCGGCGTCCGCGACCGGCTGTCGCCGCTCCGCCGTCTCCGGGAACACGAGCCGCGTCGCGCTCGTCGAGGCCGCGACGGGTCGTGTCCGATGGGTGCACGACCTCGCCGGGGACGTCCCCGACGCCGACGCCCTGGCGATCCCCGCCACGCAGGTCGTGCCGGGCGCCCGTCGCGTGCTGGTCCAGGTCCAGACCTCCGGCGGCGCCGCCCAGGTCGCGCTCGACATCGCCGACGGGGCCGCCCAGGAGGTGGCGCGCGGGCGCCGCGACCTGCCCGCCGTGAGCGTCGCCGCCGTCGGGCGCCTGCAGCTCCGGGCCGTCGGCGGGACCGACGACGCGTCGCGCCGCTTCTCCCTCGTCGACGCGGGCGACCTGACCTCGCCCGTCTGGCAGGGCCGCGCCGACGTCGGCACGACGCCCCTGCTGCTGGACGCGGGAGTCGTGGTCGAGACCGACGGCCGCAGCTCGTTCGTCGACGGGAGGACGGGCCTCTCCCGTCCGCTCGAGCAGGGCAGGGGCACGACCGTCGAGACGGCCGCGACGGGCCCGGCGGGCGACGACTCCCTGTACCTGGTCGAGCGGGCGGGGCGGGACCGTCCGACCGTGTCGGCCGTCGACCCGCTCGGCGACCGGCGGTGGACGACCGCCGTCGAGGCAGGTGCCCTCGCCGTGACGGACCGGTGCGTCCTCGCCCTCTCGGCCGACGCCTCCTCCGTGACCTGCCTCGACCGCGGCGACGGCCGCACGCTCTGGAGCCGCGACCTCGGCGGCCCCGCCAGGGTCGTCCCCGTGCCGGGGCAGTCGCGGGACGACGTCTGGGTCGTGGCGCAGCGGGACGACGGCCCCGAGCTCGCCGCTCTCGACGCCGGGGACGGCTCGCGCCGCGTCGCCCTGCCGCTCGGCCCGTCCGACGACGTCGTCGCCGCGTCGCGCACCGTGGTCTACGTCGAGACCGATGACTCCGGGATCCGTCCCGACGCCGTCACCGCGTACGACGCGTCGGGCGGACGGCGGCTCTGGACCTCGACGTCGGCCGGCCGTGCGTCGTTCTGGGGCGGCGCGCTGGTCGTCGTGGACGACACGGCCGCCGCCACCCGCCTCGTCGACCGCACCAGGGTCGGGAGCACGTCGTGA
- a CDS encoding LacI family DNA-binding transcriptional regulator encodes MAPATRDDVARLAGVSSSTVSYALSGRRTISDATRRRVEAAMVELNYTPNAFARGLAGSRGGILALHYPYGRRGVTSSEFEYVAAATDRARERGYHLLLWSTPIDDVEGLESLVSEGLVDGVVLMELTPEDDRVAVLTEARVPFTNIGRPDDVAGLWFVDADYEALGRLAVEHLTSLGHERAFFLSQSVGPHERGSGPLARASRSLGDAACAAGLALEVHHAAVSVTGGRAAFDVFEASPARPTAVVAFNETALAGFVQAAAFAGCSVPRDVSVVALSIGDLAADMTSPPLTTVSPPGVELAAAAVDHLVDRLEGRRQDAPHLLVAPQLVVRGSSAPASSGPRAAAASSERPGAARR; translated from the coding sequence ATGGCACCAGCGACCCGTGACGACGTGGCGCGCCTGGCCGGCGTCTCGTCGAGCACCGTCTCGTACGCCCTCAGCGGCCGTCGGACCATCTCGGACGCGACCCGGCGCCGGGTCGAGGCTGCCATGGTCGAGCTCAACTACACGCCGAACGCGTTCGCCAGGGGCCTCGCCGGGTCTCGGGGCGGCATCCTGGCACTGCACTACCCGTACGGGCGGCGCGGCGTCACGTCGTCGGAGTTCGAGTACGTCGCCGCGGCCACGGACCGGGCCCGGGAACGCGGCTACCACCTCCTCCTCTGGTCGACGCCGATCGACGACGTCGAGGGTCTCGAGAGCCTCGTGAGCGAGGGCCTCGTCGACGGGGTCGTGCTGATGGAGCTGACGCCCGAGGACGACCGGGTCGCGGTCCTGACGGAGGCGCGGGTCCCGTTCACGAACATCGGCCGCCCCGACGACGTGGCCGGCCTCTGGTTCGTCGACGCCGACTACGAGGCCCTGGGGCGCCTCGCCGTCGAGCACCTGACGAGCCTCGGCCACGAGCGGGCGTTCTTCCTCAGCCAGTCGGTCGGCCCGCACGAGCGCGGCTCGGGCCCGCTCGCCCGGGCGTCCCGCTCGCTCGGCGACGCCGCGTGCGCCGCCGGCCTCGCCCTCGAGGTGCACCACGCCGCCGTCTCCGTCACGGGAGGCCGCGCGGCCTTCGACGTCTTCGAGGCGTCACCGGCGCGTCCCACCGCGGTGGTCGCGTTCAACGAGACCGCGCTGGCCGGCTTCGTCCAGGCGGCGGCCTTCGCGGGCTGCTCCGTCCCCCGGGACGTGTCGGTGGTGGCCCTGAGCATCGGCGACCTCGCCGCGGACATGACCTCGCCGCCCCTGACCACGGTCTCGCCGCCCGGGGTCGAGCTCGCGGCGGCCGCGGTGGACCATCTCGTCGACCGGCTGGAGGGGCGCCGTCAGGACGCGCCGCACCTCCTGGTCGCCCCTCAGCTCGTGGTGCGGGGCAGCTCGGCGCCGGCGTCGAGCGGTCCCCGCGCCGCCGCCGCGTCTTCTGAGCGTCCCGGTGCGGCGCGCCGCTAA
- a CDS encoding carbohydrate ABC transporter permease: MSSFFQWLAGIPPLAQIPLILLAFAALVGVVLVFVEFAPRRGLQYTILRLAVCVVVPVVVLLAFGLYQSVIWVAAIAAVLGGGLFLLDYRSKRGAGYSLQLIAFMTPAVFFLLIGLIYPTITTAGQAFMKNDGSGFAGLDNFIWVFTSPDGLTAFGNTLVWVLLAPITATAIGLAYAVFIDKSRGEKFLKLLVFMPMAISFVGASIIFKFFYDIRQGDQIGLLNGILVGFGGQPVDWLGLEPWNTLLLVIVLIWTQAGFAMTVLSAAIKGVPAEQLEAASLDGTNGFQAFRHITVPGIRTTIIVVLTTISIASLKVYDIVSAMTGGRNDTTILAFEMVRQFQLGSRTGYSSALAVILFVLVLPIVIYNARQIQKQREIR, translated from the coding sequence ATGTCCAGTTTCTTCCAGTGGTTGGCGGGCATCCCGCCCCTGGCCCAGATCCCCCTGATCCTGCTCGCCTTCGCGGCGCTGGTCGGCGTCGTGCTCGTCTTCGTCGAGTTCGCGCCCCGCCGCGGCCTGCAGTACACGATCCTCCGCCTCGCCGTCTGCGTCGTCGTGCCCGTCGTGGTGCTGCTCGCCTTCGGCCTCTACCAGTCGGTCATCTGGGTCGCGGCGATCGCGGCCGTCCTCGGCGGCGGGCTGTTCCTGCTCGACTACCGCTCGAAGCGCGGGGCCGGCTACTCGCTCCAGCTCATCGCGTTCATGACGCCGGCCGTGTTCTTCCTGCTGATCGGCCTGATCTACCCCACCATCACCACGGCAGGCCAGGCGTTCATGAAGAACGACGGGTCGGGCTTCGCCGGCCTCGACAACTTCATCTGGGTCTTCACCAGCCCCGACGGGCTCACCGCCTTCGGCAACACGCTGGTCTGGGTGCTGCTCGCCCCGATCACCGCCACCGCGATCGGCCTCGCCTACGCGGTGTTCATCGACAAGAGCCGCGGCGAGAAGTTCCTCAAGCTGCTCGTCTTCATGCCCATGGCCATCTCGTTCGTGGGCGCGTCGATCATCTTCAAGTTCTTCTACGACATCCGCCAGGGCGACCAGATCGGCCTGCTGAACGGCATCCTCGTCGGCTTCGGCGGCCAGCCCGTCGACTGGCTCGGCCTCGAGCCGTGGAACACCCTGCTGCTCGTGATCGTGCTGATCTGGACCCAGGCCGGCTTCGCGATGACCGTGCTGTCCGCGGCCATCAAGGGCGTCCCCGCCGAGCAGCTCGAAGCTGCCTCGCTCGACGGGACGAACGGTTTCCAGGCGTTCCGGCACATCACCGTCCCCGGCATCCGCACCACGATCATCGTCGTGCTCACGACCATCTCGATCGCCTCGCTGAAGGTCTACGACATCGTCTCGGCGATGACCGGCGGCCGGAACGACACGACCATCCTCGCGTTCGAGATGGTGCGCCAGTTCCAGCTCGGCAGCCGCACCGGCTACAGCTCGGCGCTGGCCGTGATCCTGTTCGTGCTCGTCCTGCCGATCGTCATCTACAACGCCCGCCAGATCCAGAAGCAGAGGGAGATCCGATGA
- a CDS encoding alpha-ketoglutarate-dependent dioxygenase AlkB, giving the protein MTTTFTSSLLDGLDDEAGSGPGHGTGLRDLDGAVQHLPLDDGAWLDLVPGWATGSDAMFERLVAEVSWQADTRTMYDRVVEVPRLVSSYGEHDVLPDPVLGTARDELNQWYSTRRAAPAEQLFRRAGLCFYRTGDDSIAWHGDRVGRTIDRDTMVGILSLGAPRTLAVRSRRTGRVQRFPLGHGDLLVMGGSCQRTHEHAIAKTRKAVGPRISVQFRPVWPA; this is encoded by the coding sequence ATGACCACGACCTTCACCTCCTCGCTGCTGGACGGCCTCGACGACGAGGCAGGCTCCGGACCGGGGCACGGCACGGGGCTCCGCGACCTCGACGGGGCCGTGCAGCACCTGCCCCTCGACGACGGCGCGTGGCTCGACCTCGTGCCCGGCTGGGCGACGGGCAGCGACGCCATGTTCGAGCGCCTCGTCGCCGAGGTCTCGTGGCAGGCCGACACCCGGACGATGTACGACCGCGTGGTCGAGGTGCCGCGGCTGGTGTCGTCGTACGGCGAGCACGACGTCCTGCCCGACCCCGTGCTCGGCACGGCGCGTGACGAGCTCAACCAGTGGTACTCGACCCGACGGGCTGCCCCCGCCGAGCAGCTGTTCCGCCGCGCGGGGCTCTGTTTCTACCGCACGGGCGACGACAGCATCGCCTGGCACGGCGACCGGGTCGGCCGCACGATCGACCGCGACACGATGGTGGGCATCCTGTCGCTGGGCGCGCCGCGCACCCTGGCGGTCCGGTCACGGCGCACGGGCCGGGTGCAGCGCTTCCCCCTCGGCCACGGCGACCTGCTCGTGATGGGCGGCAGCTGCCAGCGCACCCACGAGCACGCGATCGCCAAGACCCGCAAGGCCGTCGGTCCGCGCATCTCCGTGCAGTTCAGACCGGTGTGGCCCGCGTAG
- a CDS encoding PQQ-binding-like beta-propeller repeat protein, whose translation MTAPDDRWLPSRPSAAVVWEKPTTTPDGRATAAEEAAAGQQHPPTPGSPSRRPPEPGPRWWRGLAPARRLGLGYLALVVAAVAVTAALVPGQPVYGGLSPWQGTSTVDLREAPTASGWTADLAGALAPGAPALCLRFPSVPVGDDGLVLVRAAPAWTYGFANDSGCGSDTSRVGSRVALLDTRDGRIAWVHDARDDFDDLGDLEGAEVLSASAIGPEGAPDRLLLRTSGGTLSKLVSLDPATGRVVDGSAPWRTTDSDQFQSEGQVVLTGRQPSAGGAYRYEVRDASDLGHVTWRGAGTTTGVVLALPDRALVSTSEGTVAVDPTTGRQRDWGTRLDALVGPLVHDDLIVSTSGRSGGFTAVDLDGRTRWTTSSELQGAPSAARSCLVVTDVAEDRVSCVDWDTGETRWSHERRGAVSVDGLAGQTDDDLFAAAPTGGDGALALRVLDGADGATTSVVELPGGAVPAATGRTVGYAFAYGSSGGRSTVVAFDRSSGERLWVYQGRLQVSFWGGVLVDVDVDGVAHELTGPAARDVVSPRW comes from the coding sequence GTGACGGCGCCGGACGACCGGTGGCTGCCCTCCCGGCCGAGCGCCGCCGTGGTCTGGGAGAAGCCGACGACGACGCCCGACGGACGAGCGACAGCTGCCGAGGAGGCGGCGGCCGGGCAGCAGCACCCGCCCACGCCCGGCAGCCCGTCGCGCCGTCCGCCGGAGCCCGGCCCGCGGTGGTGGCGCGGGCTCGCCCCCGCTCGTCGCCTCGGGCTCGGCTACCTCGCCCTGGTGGTCGCCGCCGTGGCGGTCACCGCCGCCCTCGTGCCCGGCCAGCCGGTCTACGGCGGGCTCTCGCCCTGGCAGGGCACCTCGACCGTCGACCTGCGGGAGGCGCCGACCGCCTCCGGCTGGACCGCCGACCTCGCCGGCGCGCTCGCCCCCGGCGCGCCCGCGCTCTGCCTGCGGTTCCCGTCGGTGCCGGTCGGCGACGACGGCCTCGTGCTCGTGCGCGCCGCCCCGGCCTGGACCTACGGGTTCGCCAACGACTCGGGCTGCGGCAGCGACACGAGCCGGGTGGGGTCGCGGGTCGCGCTGCTCGACACGCGGGACGGCCGGATCGCCTGGGTGCACGACGCACGGGACGACTTCGACGACCTGGGCGACCTCGAGGGCGCCGAGGTGCTGTCCGCGTCGGCGATCGGCCCGGAGGGCGCCCCCGACCGGCTCCTCCTGCGGACGTCCGGCGGCACGCTCTCGAAGCTCGTGTCCCTCGACCCGGCGACGGGGAGGGTCGTCGACGGCTCCGCGCCCTGGAGGACCACGGACAGCGACCAGTTCCAGTCGGAGGGGCAGGTCGTCCTCACGGGACGGCAGCCGTCAGCGGGCGGCGCCTACCGCTACGAGGTCCGGGACGCGAGCGACCTGGGGCACGTGACGTGGCGGGGTGCCGGCACGACGACGGGCGTCGTCCTCGCGCTGCCGGACCGCGCCCTGGTCTCGACCTCGGAGGGCACGGTCGCCGTCGACCCGACGACGGGGCGCCAGCGCGACTGGGGCACCCGGCTCGACGCCCTGGTCGGGCCGCTCGTGCACGACGACCTGATCGTGTCGACGTCGGGCCGCTCGGGCGGCTTCACGGCCGTCGACCTCGACGGTCGCACCCGGTGGACGACGTCGTCCGAGCTGCAGGGGGCGCCGAGCGCGGCGCGCAGCTGCCTCGTGGTGACCGACGTCGCGGAGGACCGCGTGAGCTGCGTCGACTGGGACACGGGCGAGACCCGCTGGAGCCACGAGCGCCGGGGAGCCGTCAGCGTCGACGGCCTCGCCGGCCAGACCGACGACGACCTCTTCGCCGCGGCGCCGACCGGGGGCGACGGGGCGCTGGCCCTCCGCGTGCTCGACGGCGCGGACGGGGCGACGACGTCGGTCGTCGAGCTGCCGGGAGGTGCGGTGCCGGCGGCGACCGGACGCACCGTCGGGTACGCGTTCGCCTACGGCAGCTCGGGCGGCCGCTCGACGGTCGTGGCCTTCGACCGGTCCTCCGGCGAACGGCTCTGGGTCTACCAAGGTCGACTGCAGGTGTCGTTCTGGGGCGGGGTGCTGGTCGACGTCGACGTCGACGGGGTGGCCCACGAGCTCACGGGGCCCGCGGCGCGCGACGTCGTGTCGCCCCGCTGGTGA
- a CDS encoding MBL fold metallo-hydrolase, which yields MRLTKLEHACLVVEKDGRKLVIDPGSFTAPLVDLHDVDAVVVTHEHADHWTPDQLAHLRETNPDAVLYGPQGVADAADGFEVHVVTDGDTVEAGPFSLSFHGTRHAVIHESIPVIDNVGVMVDGSLFYPGDQFTVPNVPVQTLATPVGAPWLKVSEVIDYVAAVKPALAFPTHEQTLSGPGLAMHFDRMKASAQSVGGDAVQLAAHESIEL from the coding sequence ATGCGCCTCACGAAACTCGAACACGCCTGCCTCGTCGTCGAGAAGGACGGGCGCAAGCTCGTCATCGATCCCGGCTCGTTCACCGCTCCCCTCGTCGACCTGCACGACGTCGACGCCGTCGTCGTGACCCACGAGCACGCCGACCACTGGACGCCCGACCAGCTCGCCCACCTCCGCGAGACGAACCCCGACGCGGTCCTGTACGGGCCGCAGGGCGTCGCGGACGCGGCCGACGGGTTCGAGGTCCACGTCGTCACCGACGGCGACACTGTCGAGGCCGGGCCCTTCAGCCTGTCGTTCCACGGCACGCGGCACGCGGTGATCCACGAGAGCATCCCTGTGATCGACAACGTCGGCGTCATGGTCGACGGGTCGCTGTTCTACCCGGGCGACCAGTTCACCGTCCCGAACGTGCCTGTCCAGACGCTCGCGACACCGGTGGGCGCTCCGTGGCTGAAGGTGTCCGAGGTCATCGACTACGTGGCGGCGGTGAAGCCGGCGCTGGCCTTCCCGACGCACGAGCAGACCCTCTCCGGCCCCGGTCTGGCGATGCACTTCGACCGGATGAAGGCGAGCGCGCAGTCGGTCGGCGGCGACGCCGTGCAGCTCGCGGCGCACGAGTCCATCGAGCTCTAG